In Serratia marcescens subsp. marcescens ATCC 13880, a single genomic region encodes these proteins:
- a CDS encoding ABC transporter substrate-binding protein has product MFSLFKKTLPFIVAGGMLAASQVALAKQITIGMSFQEMNNDYFVTMKQALDQAAADIGAKVYVADARHDVAKQIGDVEDMLQKKVDILLINPTDSVGVQSAVISAHKAGAVVVAIDAQAEGPLDSFVGSENYDAGFQAGEYLAKALGGKGKVAILDGIPVVPILERVRGFEAAMKKYPDIKIVTKQNGKQERDTALTVTENMLQSAPDLAGIFSVNDVGALGALAAIESNGAKVKLVSVDGQPEAIKEILKPNSPFIATSAQFPRDQLRIALGIALARYWGATVPKTVPVKVKLIDRSNAAGFSW; this is encoded by the coding sequence ATGTTTTCATTATTCAAAAAGACCCTGCCTTTTATCGTCGCCGGTGGAATGTTGGCGGCCAGCCAGGTGGCGCTGGCCAAGCAAATCACTATCGGTATGTCGTTCCAGGAAATGAACAACGACTACTTTGTCACCATGAAACAGGCGTTGGATCAGGCGGCGGCGGATATCGGCGCCAAGGTGTACGTGGCCGATGCGCGCCATGACGTCGCCAAACAGATCGGCGACGTGGAAGACATGCTGCAGAAGAAGGTGGATATCCTGCTGATCAACCCGACCGATTCGGTGGGGGTGCAGTCGGCGGTGATCTCCGCCCATAAGGCCGGCGCGGTGGTGGTGGCGATCGACGCGCAGGCGGAAGGGCCGCTGGATTCGTTCGTCGGCTCGGAAAACTACGACGCCGGCTTCCAGGCGGGCGAATATCTGGCGAAAGCGCTGGGCGGCAAAGGCAAGGTGGCGATCCTCGACGGCATCCCGGTGGTGCCGATCCTGGAGCGCGTGCGCGGCTTTGAAGCGGCGATGAAAAAATACCCCGACATCAAGATCGTCACCAAGCAAAACGGCAAGCAGGAACGCGACACCGCGCTGACCGTGACCGAAAACATGCTGCAGTCGGCGCCGGATCTGGCGGGCATCTTCAGTGTCAACGACGTCGGCGCGCTCGGCGCCCTGGCGGCGATCGAAAGCAACGGCGCCAAGGTCAAGCTGGTGAGCGTCGACGGCCAGCCGGAAGCCATCAAAGAGATCCTCAAGCCGAATTCGCCGTTCATCGCCACTTCGGCGCAGTTCCCGCGCGACCAGCTGCGCATCGCGCTCGGCATTGCGCTGGCCCGCTACTGGGGCGCCACGGTGCCGAAAACCGTGCCGGTCAAAGTGAAGCTGATCGACCGCAGCAATGCGGCCGGCTTTAGCTGGTAA